The Lycium barbarum isolate Lr01 chromosome 10, ASM1917538v2, whole genome shotgun sequence genome includes a region encoding these proteins:
- the LOC132615120 gene encoding uncharacterized protein LOC132615120, producing the protein METKNQKGYKRRPRKKARSTEEESASAGEADRFPQAQETEELTSSARGSVREDESVEDEESIDQEDKNESGKESVEDEESTHQEGQNESGEENAEDENSTDQQEENESGEEREEETNHVLFEQRKKVLHDENAAPSRSNVSVFLNWH; encoded by the coding sequence ATGGAAACAAAAAATCAAAAAGGTTATAAAAGAAGGCCTAGAAAAAAGGCTAGGTCAACGGAAGAGGAGTCTGCTTCTGCTGGAGAAGCGGATAGGTTTCCACAAGCTCAGGAAACAGAAGAATTGACCTCATCAGCTCGTGGTTCAGTTAGAGAAGATGAAAGTGTAGAAGATGAGGAATCAATAGATCAGGAAGATAAAAATGAAAGTGGAAAAGAAAGTGTAGAAGATGAGGAATCAACGCATCAGGAAGGACAAAATGAAAGTGGAGAAGAAAATGCAGAAGATGAGAATTCAACGGATcaacaagaagaaaatgaaagtgGAGAAGAAAGGGAAGAAGAAACAAATCATGTACTTTTCGAACAAAGAAAAAAAGTATTACATGATGAGAATGCTGCCCCTTCAAGATCAAATGTGAGTGTTTTTTTAAATTGGCATTAA
- the LOC132614490 gene encoding uncharacterized protein LOC132614490, whose amino-acid sequence MTKLACKPSVFNEYLWGLKSYLLAVEYLAKAIKSEYNLYGFPWAFLAWAFEAIPKLQRNAKNVPPERTLPRMLRWMSYGGLKKSMDPFSTTDENVVHPFLIPTNAEKREKYMKDLELFSSEEADEKIDMLKAELIGVTTIITGEVGAREVGGEDRIPVRSGAEERSPPRGGGIERNTPRGTGDERNPRSPLVNSGDKFVGSPVNFDFGGQYSEGGVGAGSFGVCPSNAKCSCECLTCAEKQRQLELKISKMEEEFKEMGKSVKQLVEELSTLNKKLEPRRMLRNSKYIRTPFTAGARKTKKRISVTNLLPDIYKPLDIDKSKERVEP is encoded by the exons ATGACCAAGCTAGCTTGCAAGCCCTCTGTCTTCAACGAATATCTGTGGGGTCTCAAAAGCTATCTTTTGGCTGTTGAGTATCTTGCAAAAGCAATAAAATCTGAATACAACCTCTACGGCTTCCCATGGGCATTCCTG GCTTGGGCTTTTGAAGCTattccgaaacttcaacgaaatGCTAAGAATGTTCCCCCTGAGAGGACATTGCCACGTATGCTAAGGTGGATGTCGTATGGAGGCCTAAAAAAATCTATGGATCCATTCAGTACCACTGATGAAAAC GTAGTGCACCCTTTCCTGATTCCTACAAATGcagaaaaaagggaaaaatacATGAAGGACCTTGAGCTATTTTCCAGTGAGGAAGCCGATGAAAAAATTGATATGTTAAAAGCAGAATTGATTGGGGTGACAACAATCATAACGGGTGAAGTAGGAGCTAGGGAGGTTGGTGGTGAGGACAGGATCCCAGTAAGGAGTGGGGCAGAGGAAAGGAGCCCACCAAGGGGTGGGGGTATAGAAAGAAACACTCCAAGAGGGACGGGTGATGAAAGGAACCCGCGGAGCCCTTTAGTGAATTCTGGTGACAAATTTGTTGGTAGTCCAGTCAActttgattttggtggtcagtATAGTGAAGGAGGAGTTGGTGCAGGATCTTTTggtgtttgtccttcaaatgcgAAGTGCTCATGTGAATGTCTCACTTGTGCGGAGAAACAAAGACAATTGGAACTGAAAATTTCTAAAATGGAGGAGGAGTTCAAAGAAATGGGGAAGTCTGTCAAACAACTTGTAGAAGAATTATCTACCTTGAATAAAAAACTCGAGCCTAGGAGGATGTTAAGGAATTCCAAATACATAAGAACTCCATTTACTGCTGGTGCACGTAAAACGAAGAAGAGAATAAGTGTGACAAATCTACTGCCTGATATTTACAAGCCTCTTGACATTGATAAGAGCAAGGAAAGAGTGGAACCATAA